TTGGAGTTCCAACATCAGTTAACAACGATGTGAATTGTTTTGTGCTTGGTGAAAAACATTTTGGTAAAGGTAAAATTTATAAGGATATAATTGGGCTTGCAATGGGAACCGGTTTAGGTGGCGGAATTATAATTGATGGAAAATTATACGCCGGAAAAAATTGCGGTGCTGGTGAATTTGGTCTAATGAAATATCTTGATAAAAATTATGAATATTATTGTAGTGGACAATTCTTTCAATTTAAGTATGGAATGAAAGGGGAAGAAGTTTTAACGAATGCAAAAAATAAAGATGAAAATTCACTAAGAATTTTAGAAGAATTTGGTGAACACATGGGTAATTTAATAAATTCGATAATGTATGCGTTAAATCCGGAATTAATTATTTTGGGAGGTTCAGTTAGCAAAGCATACAATTTCTTCAGAAAAAGTATGTTTGCAAAAATAAATGAGTACGAATTTAAGACACAATTGAAGGAAATTAAAATAGAAAAATCAGTATTAAAACATTCAGCTATACTAGGAGCTTCATCACTTGTAGAAAATTAAAAAGACTGAAAATAAACAATTCCTTAACATTACCTTAATACTCTTGTAACATAAGCTGAGTAAAATTAAAAACAGATTTTATATCGAATGAAATAAGTTATTGCAAAAAGGTTATGGAGCTTTTTCACTTGACAAATTATTTAAATATTGTTAACATTGAGTTAGGCAATCGTTTGCATTAAAATTTTCAAGGACATTAAAGTAATTTATTTACGATTTCCATTTCCATGAATCTTATTTTCCTTTGTTTCATCTGTTATGAATGTAAATATTTATTCACATAATTTTCAAAAAACTTAACGGGAGGCAGTATGAAAAAACCTTTGCAGCTTTTAATCCTATTGGTAATGCTTTTTTCTTTTTCCAACGGGTATTCACAAATTTTTATGGATGGGGATGATTCGGATTGGACAAATGAGCCAGTTCTATTTCAAGCTCCTAATAATGAAGATGGAGTTTTTCCAGCTGAAGTTGGTGCCGTTGTAAGTGATATTGTTGATATTAAAGAAGCTAAAGTAAAAGTTGTTGGGAATGTAATGTATGGACTTTTAAGATTTTGGGGAGGTCCTGCATGGCCTAATAATGCTTATCAAAATGATCATGGCGGTGTAGTTTATAATGAATCAAGAGGTTATTATCATTTTCTTCTTGATTTAGATAATGATGCAGCAACTGGATGGAATACTGCATGGTATGAAGCACATTATACTCCGGTTGGTTATTTAATTGCTCAAGGTGTTCAAGGACAAGAGGCGATTGGTGCAGAAGTAATGCACGAATGGGGTGCGAGAACTAATGATGATTGGAAAGTTGCAAATGAAGGTGCCAATCCGATTAGAAACCTTGATCATTGGTTTGCTGATTATTCTGAATATAATGGCGAAACCGATTTGGGAAGTGATTATGAAATTTTAAATATAACAGTACCAAATGCTGATTCAGCAAAAGTAATTAGCTGGCAAGGTTCTGCAAAAATAAATAGTAGTGATGATGAAACATTAGTGAGTAATTCAATTTCATATTGGGTTGGTCATGCATGGGGTAATGATTTCTTAGAATTTGGTTATGAAATTACTCCTGTGAAAAAATATTTTGCAAACAAAGGAATTGACTATTTTAATCCTGGTGATGTAATTGGAATTTGTGGAATGACAGAAACACCAATTGATGATTGGGGTGTTGATATGACTACTCGTGGTGAATACACTCTTCCAAATGAATTGGTTTCTCGTTCAACAAAATTTACATTTGATGGGGATGATTCAGATTGGGCATCATTACCAGTAATTTTGAGTGCACCTAATAATGAAGACGGTGTTTTTCCTGCTGAAGTTGGTGCAGTTGTTACAGATATAGTTGATATTAAAGAAGTTAAAGCAATGATTGATGAGGAAAATATTTATTGGTCTTTAAGAATGTGGGGTGGACCTTGTTGGCCAAATAATGCATACCAAAATGATCATGGTGGTGTTGTTTATGATGAATCAAGAGGTTATTACCATATTCTTATGGATATTGATAATGACGTAGCTACTGGATGGAATGTTGCTTGGTATGAAGCTCATTATACTCCTGTTGGTTATTTAATAGCACAAGGCGTTGAAGGACAAGTTGCAATTGGCGCTGAAGTTATGTTGGAGTGGGGTGGAAGAACAAATGATGATTGGAAAGTAGCTAATGAAGGTGCAGCACCTATTAGAGGATTAGACTATTGGGCAGCAGACTATTCAGAATATAATGGTGAAACAGATCTTGGTTCTGATTATGAAATTTTCAATTATGAAGTAATGGATAAAGATAGTGTAACTATTGTTCAACATGATGGATTTTTATTATGTAATTCCAGCGATGATCCAGCAACAATGGATGGACAACCTGATTGGATGGCACATGCTTGGGGAAATGATTTCTTAGAAGTAGGTATGTCACTTCGCACATTAAAAATGTATTACAAAAATAAAACTGGAGTTGATTATTTTAATGTTGGGGATGTAATTGGAATTTGCGGAATGAACGAAACTCCAATTGATGATTGGGGTACAGACATGACTACCCGCGGCGAAATTTCTGTTGTTACAGATGTTAAACAAGAAAATCAAAACTTAATTTCAAGCAATTTCGTTCTTAGAAATAATTATCCAAATCCATTTAACCCAGAAACAAATATAAGTTTCTCAGTTCCAAAAGTATCTGAAATTTCATTAAATGTTTATAACTCATTAGGACAAAAAGTAAAAACATTAATTAGCGGAAAAATGATTTCCGGAAATCATTCAGTTGTTTGGAATGGAAAAAATGAATTTGGAAATAATGTTCCCAGCGGTATTTATTATTATAGATTAGAAGCTGGCTCAAACTCAATTACCAAAAGAATGGTATTGTTAAAATAAAACTCTTCAATTGGGTGAATGGAGAATTCTTTCTCCATTCACTAATATTATTTCAATTGCTATCTTAGTAAAAAAAATCAAAATAATTCTGAACTAAAGTGGTTGGGTACTGAATAATATGTTGAAAAATTTTCTATTTATATCCGTAATCATTTTAATGTTTTTTTGGAATTGCACAAGTAATAATCAAGAAACAGTTTTAGCTGAATTTGAAAACGGAAATGTAATACAAAGTGAGTATATAGATCATTACCTATTAAGTACAAAGTTTAAACCCGAAAAACTTCCTACAAAAGAAAATCTTGAAGAAATTGTTGTAAACAAAGCTTTGGAAAAAATTTCTGTTCAAGAAGCAATTTTTAGAAACATAGAAAAAGATTCAATTTATATAAATATTATTAGAAATAATGAACGTAGACTATTGTACCAGCATTTTATTCAGAAAGAAATTAGTCCTAAAATTATTTCTGATAGTTTAATAAATAAATTCTACACAGAATTTACACCACAATATAGAATGCGTTACATAATGCGTCCATTTCTTGAAACTTCAGATAAAAATTTTCATAATTTACAACAAAATGAAATTAATAAAGCTTACGGACTTTTGAATATTGGAAAAAGTTTTGAAGAGGTTGTTCAGCAATATTCTCAAGATATATCAACAAATAAAAAAGGCGGGGACCTTGGCTGGATAATTCGGGAATCAATTGGCGATGATTCTATCCGCAAAGTAATGGATACTTTGCAGCAATTTAATTTTTCTAAACCATTCAAAGGATACGGCGGGTATTACATTTTATATAAAGGTGATAAAAGAGATGTTGAAGTTCCAGCATTTGATGAAGCAAAGCAGAAAATTTGGCAGTCACTTTATCACAGTAGAAAGGTTTTTATTCAAAATAAGATTGATGAAAAAGTGAAAGATTTGGAACTTAAATATTATTTTAAAATATTTAGCGAAAGATTTGATAGAATTCTATCAAGCAAAGAAAATTCTAATAATGTAGAAATTAATTTTGATCAAATATTAGAAAAAGAACAAAATTTAGTTTTGGCAGAATATTTAGATGGAGTAATTTATTTAAAAGATATTTTTTCTGATAGAAAGAAATCTCCAACAAATAAAGAAGAATTTTATAATAGATTTGAATCTATAAAAGAGCAGCATCTAATTTCGAAATTTGCAAAAGAAATAGAATTTGATGAAGATGAAGAAATTTCTAGTCAAATTAATAAGATGAAATCTTCACTACTTAGTTCATTATTGTATCAAAAAGAAGTAAAAGATAAAGTAAATTCAGAAATGCAGAATGTTTCAAATTTATCCAGTTTAGAAAAAGTTAAATATAGAAGCGAGAAAGAGAAATCTCTGAGATCTGAATTCGAAAAATATTTGAAAGAAAAATATAAATTTAAGTTTGTTGATTCAAATTTTGAATCAGCTTTAAAAAGAGCAACAGAATTAAAAGCTGAACAAAATCTTAAGAAATAAAATTATTAGCTAAAAGATTTTTAGAAAAAATTTTAAATTGATCAAAAAATTTTCAAAGATAATCTATA
The nucleotide sequence above comes from Ignavibacteriota bacterium. Encoded proteins:
- a CDS encoding ROK family protein, giving the protein MKKKQIIGIDLGGTNIRLGLVEGNKIIKLFTNKISSKENQDLIVNEITLVISKIITKNVKGIGIGVPSIVDINNGIVYEVHNIPSWREVHLKKIIEEKFGVPTSVNNDVNCFVLGEKHFGKGKIYKDIIGLAMGTGLGGGIIIDGKLYAGKNCGAGEFGLMKYLDKNYEYYCSGQFFQFKYGMKGEEVLTNAKNKDENSLRILEEFGEHMGNLINSIMYALNPELIILGGSVSKAYNFFRKSMFAKINEYEFKTQLKEIKIEKSVLKHSAILGASSLVEN
- a CDS encoding T9SS type A sorting domain-containing protein, with protein sequence MKKPLQLLILLVMLFSFSNGYSQIFMDGDDSDWTNEPVLFQAPNNEDGVFPAEVGAVVSDIVDIKEAKVKVVGNVMYGLLRFWGGPAWPNNAYQNDHGGVVYNESRGYYHFLLDLDNDAATGWNTAWYEAHYTPVGYLIAQGVQGQEAIGAEVMHEWGARTNDDWKVANEGANPIRNLDHWFADYSEYNGETDLGSDYEILNITVPNADSAKVISWQGSAKINSSDDETLVSNSISYWVGHAWGNDFLEFGYEITPVKKYFANKGIDYFNPGDVIGICGMTETPIDDWGVDMTTRGEYTLPNELVSRSTKFTFDGDDSDWASLPVILSAPNNEDGVFPAEVGAVVTDIVDIKEVKAMIDEENIYWSLRMWGGPCWPNNAYQNDHGGVVYDESRGYYHILMDIDNDVATGWNVAWYEAHYTPVGYLIAQGVEGQVAIGAEVMLEWGGRTNDDWKVANEGAAPIRGLDYWAADYSEYNGETDLGSDYEIFNYEVMDKDSVTIVQHDGFLLCNSSDDPATMDGQPDWMAHAWGNDFLEVGMSLRTLKMYYKNKTGVDYFNVGDVIGICGMNETPIDDWGTDMTTRGEISVVTDVKQENQNLISSNFVLRNNYPNPFNPETNISFSVPKVSEISLNVYNSLGQKVKTLISGKMISGNHSVVWNGKNEFGNNVPSGIYYYRLEAGSNSITKRMVLLK
- a CDS encoding peptidylprolyl isomerase yields the protein MLKNFLFISVIILMFFWNCTSNNQETVLAEFENGNVIQSEYIDHYLLSTKFKPEKLPTKENLEEIVVNKALEKISVQEAIFRNIEKDSIYINIIRNNERRLLYQHFIQKEISPKIISDSLINKFYTEFTPQYRMRYIMRPFLETSDKNFHNLQQNEINKAYGLLNIGKSFEEVVQQYSQDISTNKKGGDLGWIIRESIGDDSIRKVMDTLQQFNFSKPFKGYGGYYILYKGDKRDVEVPAFDEAKQKIWQSLYHSRKVFIQNKIDEKVKDLELKYYFKIFSERFDRILSSKENSNNVEINFDQILEKEQNLVLAEYLDGVIYLKDIFSDRKKSPTNKEEFYNRFESIKEQHLISKFAKEIEFDEDEEISSQINKMKSSLLSSLLYQKEVKDKVNSEMQNVSNLSSLEKVKYRSEKEKSLRSEFEKYLKEKYKFKFVDSNFESALKRATELKAEQNLKK